In Kwoniella shandongensis chromosome 10, complete sequence, one genomic interval encodes:
- a CDS encoding 6,7-dimethyl-8-ribityllumazine synthase, whose translation MSDPTIKGLPPPPTKYDGSPFRIAIVHARWNDAIIKALLDGTVKKLKEQGVKEENIVIKSVPGSYELPFAAQKLIEAGKTQSSNAAPSMLASTTNLLSLIDNNPTAPASTTPQPAQSSTGGASTAPFNAIIAIGCLIKGSTMHFEYICDAVTHGLMKVQLDSGTPVVFGVLTALNDDQALERAGIGRKETKGHNHGEDWGLAAVELAAQTSDWQKGIL comes from the exons ATGTCTGACCCAACAATCAAAggtctccctcctccccctaCAAAGTACGACGGATCGCCATTCCGAATCGCTATCGTCCATGCGAGATGGAATGATGCGATCATCAAGGCTCTTCTCGATGGCACTgtcaagaagctcaaggagcAAGgtgtcaaggaggagaacatTGTGATTAAGAGTGTTCCAGGTAGTTACGAGCTGCCTTTCGCTGCGCAGAA ACTCATCGAAGCTGGCAAGACTCAGTCTTCCAACGCTGCCCCTTCCATGTTGGCAAGTACCACCAACCTCCTTTCTTTGATCGACAACAACCCCACCGCACCCGCATCAACAACCCCTCAACCCGCTCAGTCCAGTACCGGTGGCGCTTCCACCGCGCCTTTCAACGCCATCATCGCCATTGGATGTCTTATCAAAGGCTCGACCATGCATTTCGAATACATCTGCGATGCCGTCACTCACGGTTTGATGAAGGTCCAACTTGATTCTGGAACACCTGTGGTCTTTGGTGTGTTGACGGCGTTGAATGATGATCAGGCTTTGGAGAGAGCCGGTATCGGAAGAAAGGAGACCAAAGGACATA ACCACGGAGAAGATTGGGGTCTGGCAGCTGTCGAGTTGGCTGCTCAGACGAGCGATTGGCAAAAGGGTATCTTGTAG
- a CDS encoding ketol-acid reductoisomerase, mitochondrial, with translation MSFSRSSAQALKQVAKTAAPQATRQVARRSYSLLARESPKAMLAARLGATRGVKTLDFAGTKEQVYERADWPNEKLQDYFKNDTLAMIGYGSQGHGQSLNARDNGLKVIVGVRKGGESWKQAQEDGWVPGETLFDIPEAINKGTIIMNLLSDAAQSHTWPEIAPLITKGKTLYFAHGFSVVYKDDTHVIPPKDVDVILVAPKGSGRTVRTLFLEGRGINSSIAVYQDVTGQAKEKAVALGIAVGSGYVYETTFEKEVFSDLYGERGVLMGGIQGMFLAQYEVLRKNGHSPSEAFNETVEEATQSLFPLIGKYGMDYMYNACSTTARRGALDWAPKFKEANLPVFEALYKSVKDGSETRRSLEFNSRKTYREDLQKELDEIDNQEIWRAGKTVRALRPDATKDEL, from the exons ATGTCTTTCTCTCGATCTTCTGCTCAGGCCCTCAAGCAGGTCGCGAAGACCGCTGCCCCCCAGGCTACCCGACAGGTCGCCAGGAGGTCTTACTCCCTCCTCGCCAGGGAGTCCCCCAAGGCCATGTTGGCTGCTCGTCTCGGT GCCACTCGAGGTGTCAAGACTCTTGACTTTGCTGGTACCAAGGAGCAGGTCTACGAGCGTGCCGACTGGCCCAATGAGAAGCTCCAAGA CTACTTCAAGAACGACACTCTTGCCATGATCGGTTACGGTTCTCAAGGTCACGGTCAATCCCTCAACGCCCGAGACAACGGTCTCAAGGTCATCGTCGGTGTCCGAAAGGGTGGAGAGTCCTGGAAGCAAGCTCAGGAGGACGGTTGGGTCCCCGGAGAGACCCTTTTCGATATCCCCGAGGCTATCAACAAGGGtaccatcatcatgaacCTCCTTTCCGACGCTGCCCAATCTCACACCTGGCCCGAGATCGCCCCCTTGATCACCAAGGGCAAGACCCTCTACTTCGCTCACGGTTTCTCCGTTGTCTACAAGGATGAC ACCCACGTCATCCCCCCCAAGGACGTTGACGTTATCCTCGTCGCCCCCAAGGGTTCCGGTCGAACCGTCCgaaccctcttcctcgaggGCCGAGGTATCAACTCCTCTATCGCCGTCTACCAGGACGTCACCGGTCaggccaaggagaaggctgtTGCCCTCGGTATCGCCGTCGGTTCCGGTTACGTTTACGAGACCACctttgagaaggaggtctTCTCTGACCTTTACGGAGAGCGAGGTGTC CTTATGGGTGGTATCCAAGGAATGTTCCTCGCCCAGTACGAGGTCCTCCGAAAGAACGGCCACTCCCCCTCTGAGGCTTTCAACGAGACCGTCGAGGAGGCCACtcaatccctcttccccttgatcgGCAAGTACGGTATGGACTACATGTACAACGCCTGTTCCACCACTGCTCGACGAGGTGCTCTTGACTGGGCCCCCAAGTTCAAGGA GGCCAACCTTCCCGTCTTCGAGGCTCTTTACAAGTCCGTTAAGGACGGTTCCGAGACCCGACGATCTCTCGAATTTAACTCCCGAAAGACCTACCGAGAGGATCTCCAGAaggagctcgacgagattgacaaCCAAGAGATCTGGAGGGCCGGTAAGACCGTCCGAGCTCTTAGGCCCGACGCTACCAAGGACGAGCTTTAA
- a CDS encoding sorting nexin-3: MSQPQQYDQSSYFQQQPQSQSPSQPQAPPQSPPVEVTHSPFARTDSSQRMTFSEMARMAGRPQTFDEMYAVPESFLEIEIRNPMTHGIGRKQYTDYEIVCMTNIPAFKLRHSVVRRRYSDFEAFRDVLERESTRVNIPPLPGKVFTNRFTDDVIEQRREGLQRFLEIVAGHPLLQTGSKVLCAFLQDPAWDKSQWV; encoded by the exons ATGAGTCAACCACAGCAATATGATCAAAGTT CAtacttccaacaacaacctcaatCTCAGTCCCCTTCCCAGCCACAAGCACCACCTCAAAGTCCGCCTG TCGAGGTGACGCATTCACCTTTCGCCCGTACCGACTCATCACAACGAATGACATTCTCCGAAATGGCACGTATGGCAGGCCGACCCCAAACT TTCGACGAAATGTATGCTGTTCCAGAATCGTTCTTGGAGATTGAGATTCGGAATCCTATGACTCATGGGATCGGAAGGAAACAATATACAGACTACGAGATCGTCTGTATG ACCAACATCCCTGCTTTCAAACTCCGTCATTCGGTTGTTCGTCGTCGATATTCAGATTTTGAAGCGTTCAGAGATGTATTAGAGAGGGAAAGTACGAGGGTCAACATCCCGCCGTTGCCTGGCAAG GTCTTTACGAACCGTTTCACCGACGACGTAATTGAGCAACGGCGTGAAGGATTACAGCGTTTTCTCGAGATCGTAGCTGGTCATCCGCTCTTACAAACCGGTAGCAAGGTGTTGTGCGCGTTCTTgcagg ATCCTGCTTGGGACAAGTCTCAATGGGTCTAG